A segment of the Lolium perenne isolate Kyuss_39 chromosome 3, Kyuss_2.0, whole genome shotgun sequence genome:
TGCGAAGAACGCGAGGATGGACCTCTTTGAGGCTGGTTTCCCACCAATGCCTCCTAGAGGTTTCCTTGGAGATCTAACGAATGTTTCGGGAAGGGACACATCTCTTCCACGGATGAAAACTCCTTCTGAGAGGTCTGCATTGCAGAGAGCTTTGATGGCATTCTTCCGCAACTCGTCATGTAGTTTTGTCGTGTAAGGTCCCTGTCAAGAAGATCTCAAGTCAGTTACATAATGCTGGTTTCATATGTGATACAGTTTGCATCACCAAATTTCTTACTTTAGACGGTTGTTTGATGATTCAAATGCGCGGGCGAGAAAAACATACCCAGTCATGGCAAGCAACAAAGAAATGATCGGTGCCTTTCGTCCTATTCCAGTACGGAAACTTGGCAGAGATCATATCTATGTAATTCTTCACATATATAGAGAGCGGTTCAAGTGTGTTTGATCCGGGCACATAAAGATTATGCTCCAGCTGACGAGAACTATATGGCAAATAGAACAGATGAGCTCTGTTTGGATCTCTCACAACAAAACTCTCATCCCCCTCAATTAATTTCATAAACCATCCCTCCGATGCATAAATGCCTTTCAAATATGGAGAATGAAAAATGGGCTTTGCTCCATCATGGTATATGTAAACCTTAAGAAGTCCTTTCATCAGCTCATAACTCCTGGAATCATGAGTTGAAAGCATTTAATAAGCCATCTTCTGAACTGAAGAAAACTAAGCATCATTTACTTTATGGACAAAATGGTAATAAAAGCGTCGTTTGCCACATATCCAGACAGTTAAGTCAATACTTAACAATTCATAGGCTGGCAAACCCCCATTTCTTGCTAGAGAATAATGGAGTAAGCCCAGCGTCTTACCTCTTAAAGATAGACACATTTCGGAATAAAGGCGCATACAAGTCAGGGTGACCAGATACCAATGGTGCATTGGCAATCTCTTTCTTTGCATATATAAGATCTTCATCTGCTGCAGTTGACCAAAGTGGTATCTGCTAAATTGGCAATGCAACAAAGTTTTTCATCATATAGACTTTTAGATATCGAACATATCATTAGAGAGGTTACAAAGGTATATCATTAACCTCTGGGTCTGGAGGCAGCACTCTATCTGAGCTGACATCCGAGCTGTTTGTAGAATCACTGGACATAGGCTTCACAAGTATAGAAGTTAAATCCAGAAATGGACATAGGCTTCACAAGGTTATTCTAGCTACAAGTTCACCCAGCACTAGATATGTACCTCCTGGAGAAAAGGGGCAGATTCCTTTGGTGAATTTTCCTAATAAATAGTAACATTTCATTACAGGCCATAAAAAGAAATGGATACTCTATCTTTATAGAGAACAAAAGATAGCATGCAAATACTTCCTATTGTGCATATACGTCCAACATAACTCAGTTACCAAAAAAAAACATGCATACGTGTAACTGGACAATGTATAACATGACAGAACATAAaatattttttaactttctcataCGATGGCTTCCATTTCTTTCCAGTAATGGAACAACAACACAGTTCAACAAGATTGAAGAAGTAAATAAGCAAGATGTCTAACAGAAACTAGAATAAACTGCAACATCTTACCCTAAGAAAGTAAATTTTCTCAGAGAGAAATACCTTTATATCTGGATGCTCAGGTTCCTCCATTGATCTATCATCAAAACTCTCCACCGGCGAAGATGCTGGTTCAAAAAACATGGAGGGGGATGGTGTAATCCTAGTTGAAAAATTAGCCTGCAAACAAAACAGATAATTTCGTGCACTCAGATCCAACTATAGCACATTCTCCTATAATACATGAAAACTTAGCATGAGTCATCGTCAAATCGCCCAAAATTTTCTTAGAATTCAGCACTACTACTATGAGAGAAGCACAACTTCTGAAGATTTGACAAATTAGAGCATGGTAGTAAGTGAACAATGTATAGCATGACATAGCCTACCTTGCCTCTTTTTTCACACGGTGGCTTCCACGAGTTTCCAATAATGGAACAACAACACAGTTCAAAAAGATAAAGTGAATTCTACAAAGAGAAATACTTTTGTATCTAGATGCTTGGGTTCTGGTCCCGAAAACATGGAAGGGGCTGGTGTAATCTTAGAAGGAGAACTAGTCTGCAACACAAACATATCAATTTGCGCACTCAGATCCAACTATAGCACATTCTCCTACTCCACATGCAAACTTAGTAGTAGTCCTTCCAATCACCGAAAAAATTCTTTTACAGTTAATTCCTACTATAGCTATGAGAGCAGGCCATCAGGGCACACTTTAGAAGATTTGACAAATTAGAGCATGGTGGTACATTTCAACTCATCGGGATTTGCTGTGAGTTTGTGAAATTTAGCAATAGTCCAACTGTCCAAGTAGACAGAATTTGACCACATTTCAACCGGTCTACTACCATCAGTCAACTACCACATACAAAATCACGATGTTTTTTCAATTCTGCATTATGATCTTAGAGACCATAAATCCGTGCGGCAAAAACTCAGCACACACCTTGAAGGAAGGAGGCGGCGCTACAGCTGGCAGCAGCGAGGAACTCTCCACGTAGCGCTCCGCTGCGGCCGCACGCAGCACCTCACGAGGCCTCGAGGGTAGGGAACCACCCACCAGTAAGGCGCGGCTAGGGGGCTCGGTAGTTGGAGCGGCTAGCAGAAGAATCAGGCCGCCGCAAGCACCGCGACGGCAGCGCAGGAGACCACCACGAGTCGGCACTAGAGAATCTTGCGCGGAAGAAGAGGGCGCACAGAGGACAGGTGGTGTGTCATTTCGGAGGAACTGGCTGTCGGAGCCATGGCGGGGTGGAGAGGAGGCAGCGGCGATGGGTGGGTAGTCAATCAGACCACGACAGTGGTGAGCGGTGGGCATGGAATTGACAGGTTTACCCTCCGTGACACGTGATCATTTATCAGTAATTTTTGTATTATCCTCCTGTGAGTAGTTTGTTGCAATATTTTGCTAAAAATAGGAAATATTTCCAGCTAGTTAATCGTGATTTACCTTCCTGGGGATACTGTGTACTTTATACGTTCTCCATGCGTTGAGATACCTCATACGTTCTCTGCTATCGATGTCAAACCAATTGTCTAACCTCCCTTTTGTTTCAAGAACTAAAATTTTATTTTGAAACTATATGTGCGTATATGAtcttttattcaaaaaaaaagtgTGTATACGCTTCTAAACAGATACAGTTAGCCCATAGCCAAGGGACAACCCTATCTCTCTCGGCCATCCAAAAACCTGCATCTGCCCGTGGACACATTATTTTATATCTGCAACATTCTAGCTTCAATAATGTTGCAAATCAACCATGTACAAAAACCTCTTCTCCGTCCCTAGCTCCCGACCCAACTGcccccacctccccctctctgtgTGTGTCTGTGGACACGCAGACCCTCCACTCGACCGCACAAGCTAACAAGTTTTACCCAAATGGAAAATCTTTGTATTGAGAAAAAATGAGAATGAGCTACAGTAATTTATACTGAAGTAGAAATTGCTTTGTGTTGCTACCTTTTTCACGTTAGCTTGAGCTTTCAGTGTGAACTGGCTAGTGGGCACACCATATATTACTTAACAACATACCTATCATGATTCATGGCATCAACCATATGGAAATAAATACATGCTGTACCAATTTCACATGTGTGAATAAATACTCTCCCTTTATACAAAGCGCTCCAACTTCACCATATAAGTAGACATCGCGTTGCATTATTTCATTTTGTTTTAGCTTTTTGGCAGCACTTATTTTGGTATGTCATGTATAGGGTCTATCATGTAACAACAGGGAAGATATGTTAGATAAGAGCCTGAGAGTTTGAGAAAATACTTAGGAACATGAGGCTTCAGGAACATGAGCAAAACCAGTAGTCACGGTGTTGGACGAAGTTGACAAACATGTTGTAGCGTGATCAGAAAGGAAGGCATATGCATACAAAAGATTTTTCCGTTGATCCAGAAAATTAGTTTTTGGCTACCTTGAATATATGTTCAACAGAATTCCGAGACAAAAAAACCTCATGTGTAAGTGTAACTGAACAATATATAGCATGACA
Coding sequences within it:
- the LOC127341426 gene encoding probable glycosyltransferase At3g07620 isoform X3, with the translated sequence MPTAHHCRGLIDYPPIAAASSPPRHGSDSQFLRNDTPPVLCAPSSSAQDSLVPTRGGLLRCRRGACGGLILLLAAPTTEPPSRALLVGGSLPSRPREVLRAAAAERYVESSSLLPAVAPPPSFKANFSTRITPSPSMFFEPASSPVESFDDRSMEEPEHPDIKPMSSDSTNSSDVSSDRVLPPDPEQIPLWSTAADEDLIYAKKEIANAPLVSGHPDLYAPLFRNVSIFKRSYELMKGLLKVYIYHDGAKPIFHSPYLKGIYASEGWFMKLIEGDESFVVRDPNRAHLFYLPYSSRQLEHNLYVPGSNTLEPLSIYVKNYIDMISAKFPYWNRTKGTDHFFVACHDWGPYTTKLHDELRKNAIKALCNADLSEGVFIRGRDVSLPETFVRSPRKPLGGIGGKPASKRSILAFFAGQMHGRVRPILLRHWGGKDDADMRIYSRLPRRITRRMNYVQHMKSTKYCICPMGYEVNSPRIVEAIYYECVPVIIADNFVLPFDDVLDWSTFSVVVPERDVPRLKEILLEIPEGRYVAMQSNVRKVQRHFLWHPKPVKYDIFHMILHSVWFSRVNQVLQV
- the LOC127341426 gene encoding probable glycosyltransferase At5g03795 isoform X6 gives rise to the protein MFSAPEPEHLDTKANFSTRITPSPSMFFEPASSPVESFDDRSMEEPEHPDIKPMSSDSTNSSDVSSDRVLPPDPEQIPLWSTAADEDLIYAKKEIANAPLVSGHPDLYAPLFRNVSIFKRSYELMKGLLKVYIYHDGAKPIFHSPYLKGIYASEGWFMKLIEGDESFVVRDPNRAHLFYLPYSSRQLEHNLYVPGSNTLEPLSIYVKNYIDMISAKFPYWNRTKGTDHFFVACHDWGPYTTKLHDELRKNAIKALCNADLSEGVFIRGRDVSLPETFVRSPRKPLGGIGGKPASKRSILAFFAGQMHGRVRPILLRHWGGKDDADMRIYSRLPRRITRRMNYVQHMKSTKYCICPMGYEVNSPRIVEAIYYECVPVIIADNFVLPFDDVLDWSTFSVVVPERDVPRLKEILLEIPEGRYVAMQSNVRKVQRHFLWHPKPVKYDIFHMILHSVWFSRVNQVLQV
- the LOC127341426 gene encoding probable glycosyltransferase At5g03795 isoform X5 — translated: MFSAPEPEHLDTKANFSTRITPSPSMFFEPASSPVESFDDRSMEEPEHPDIKENSPKESAPFLQEPMSSDSTNSSDVSSDRVLPPDPEQIPLWSTAADEDLIYAKKEIANAPLVSGHPDLYAPLFRNVSIFKRSYELMKGLLKVYIYHDGAKPIFHSPYLKGIYASEGWFMKLIEGDESFVVRDPNRAHLFYLPYSSRQLEHNLYVPGSNTLEPLSIYVKNYIDMISAKFPYWNRTKGTDHFFVACHDWGPYTTKLHDELRKNAIKALCNADLSEGVFIRGRDVSLPETFVRSPRKPLGGIGGKPASKRSILAFFAGQMHGRVRPILLRHWGGKDDADMRIYSRLPRRITRRMNYVQHMKSTKYCICPMGYEVNSPRIVEAIYYECVPVIIADNFVLPFDDVLDWSTFSVVVPERDVPRLKEILLEIPEGRYVAMQSNVRKVQRHFLWHPKPVKYDIFHMILHSVWFSRVNQVLQV
- the LOC127341426 gene encoding probable glycosyltransferase At3g07620 isoform X4, translated to MPTAHHCRGLIDYPPIAAASSPPRHGSDSQFLRNDTPPVLCAPSSSAQDSLVPTRGGLLRCRRGACGGLILLLAAPTTEPPSRALLVGGSLPSRPREVLRAAAAERYVESSSLLPAVAPPPSFKANFSTRITPSPSMFFEPASSPVESFDDRSMEEPEHPDIKPMSSDSTNSSDVSSDRVLPPDPEIPLWSTAADEDLIYAKKEIANAPLVSGHPDLYAPLFRNVSIFKRSYELMKGLLKVYIYHDGAKPIFHSPYLKGIYASEGWFMKLIEGDESFVVRDPNRAHLFYLPYSSRQLEHNLYVPGSNTLEPLSIYVKNYIDMISAKFPYWNRTKGTDHFFVACHDWGPYTTKLHDELRKNAIKALCNADLSEGVFIRGRDVSLPETFVRSPRKPLGGIGGKPASKRSILAFFAGQMHGRVRPILLRHWGGKDDADMRIYSRLPRRITRRMNYVQHMKSTKYCICPMGYEVNSPRIVEAIYYECVPVIIADNFVLPFDDVLDWSTFSVVVPERDVPRLKEILLEIPEGRYVAMQSNVRKVQRHFLWHPKPVKYDIFHMILHSVWFSRVNQVLQV
- the LOC127341426 gene encoding probable glycosyltransferase At3g07620 isoform X2, with protein sequence MPTAHHCRGLIDYPPIAAASSPPRHGSDSQFLRNDTPPVLCAPSSSAQDSLVPTRGGLLRCRRGACGGLILLLAAPTTEPPSRALLVGGSLPSRPREVLRAAAAERYVESSSLLPAVAPPPSFKANFSTRITPSPSMFFEPASSPVESFDDRSMEEPEHPDIKENSPKESAPFLQEPMSSDSTNSSDVSSDRVLPPDPEIPLWSTAADEDLIYAKKEIANAPLVSGHPDLYAPLFRNVSIFKRSYELMKGLLKVYIYHDGAKPIFHSPYLKGIYASEGWFMKLIEGDESFVVRDPNRAHLFYLPYSSRQLEHNLYVPGSNTLEPLSIYVKNYIDMISAKFPYWNRTKGTDHFFVACHDWGPYTTKLHDELRKNAIKALCNADLSEGVFIRGRDVSLPETFVRSPRKPLGGIGGKPASKRSILAFFAGQMHGRVRPILLRHWGGKDDADMRIYSRLPRRITRRMNYVQHMKSTKYCICPMGYEVNSPRIVEAIYYECVPVIIADNFVLPFDDVLDWSTFSVVVPERDVPRLKEILLEIPEGRYVAMQSNVRKVQRHFLWHPKPVKYDIFHMILHSVWFSRVNQVLQV
- the LOC127341426 gene encoding probable glycosyltransferase At3g07620 isoform X1, with product MPTAHHCRGLIDYPPIAAASSPPRHGSDSQFLRNDTPPVLCAPSSSAQDSLVPTRGGLLRCRRGACGGLILLLAAPTTEPPSRALLVGGSLPSRPREVLRAAAAERYVESSSLLPAVAPPPSFKANFSTRITPSPSMFFEPASSPVESFDDRSMEEPEHPDIKENSPKESAPFLQEPMSSDSTNSSDVSSDRVLPPDPEQIPLWSTAADEDLIYAKKEIANAPLVSGHPDLYAPLFRNVSIFKRSYELMKGLLKVYIYHDGAKPIFHSPYLKGIYASEGWFMKLIEGDESFVVRDPNRAHLFYLPYSSRQLEHNLYVPGSNTLEPLSIYVKNYIDMISAKFPYWNRTKGTDHFFVACHDWGPYTTKLHDELRKNAIKALCNADLSEGVFIRGRDVSLPETFVRSPRKPLGGIGGKPASKRSILAFFAGQMHGRVRPILLRHWGGKDDADMRIYSRLPRRITRRMNYVQHMKSTKYCICPMGYEVNSPRIVEAIYYECVPVIIADNFVLPFDDVLDWSTFSVVVPERDVPRLKEILLEIPEGRYVAMQSNVRKVQRHFLWHPKPVKYDIFHMILHSVWFSRVNQVLQV